From the Shewanella amazonensis SB2B genome, one window contains:
- a CDS encoding Hsp20 family protein has protein sequence MRNYDLTPLYRSAIGFDRLAQLAEHAAANNGNNGYPPYNIELLGENRYRITMAVAGFSMEELEISSEGDKLVVKGNKQDKGSERKYLYQGIAERGFERTFQLADYVTVTGAYLEHGLLNIDLVREIPEALKPRKIEIGSRPVLENVE, from the coding sequence ATGCGTAATTACGATTTGACCCCACTTTACCGCAGTGCCATTGGTTTTGACCGTCTTGCCCAATTGGCCGAACATGCTGCCGCCAACAATGGCAACAATGGTTACCCCCCATACAATATCGAGCTGCTCGGTGAAAACCGTTATCGCATCACCATGGCCGTGGCAGGTTTCTCGATGGAGGAGCTTGAGATCAGCAGCGAAGGCGACAAGCTGGTTGTCAAAGGTAACAAGCAAGACAAGGGTTCAGAGCGCAAGTACCTGTATCAGGGAATTGCCGAGCGCGGATTTGAGCGCACCTTCCAGCTGGCGGATTATGTGACCGTGACTGGCGCCTATCTTGAACACGGCCTGCTGAATATCGACCTGGTGCGGGAAATCCCGGAAGCGCTGAAACCTCGCAAGATTGAAATCGGTTCACGCCCCGTGCTGGAAAATGTCGAGTAA